The following proteins are co-located in the Polystyrenella longa genome:
- a CDS encoding DUF6714 family protein yields the protein MNQWKPLITEAFKDVAYPGDDLIKTFGSDASDWNDTWLLFKGCSWQEMPVAEFLQCDTPLPDLSQDGFHYYLPALLIASLDDSFELNLDVASMITFHLSPKANMDPALQCEIDRLTARPFLSRVWQSLFSRDTDHVIQVLGACHHYTVVFCSRIMSLSPQQRKVVAQVLQEFADRQWEELNDVEETISILYAGLSYPGCVNDNDSN from the coding sequence ATGAATCAATGGAAACCACTTATCACAGAAGCATTTAAGGATGTAGCGTATCCGGGTGATGATCTCATTAAGACTTTTGGATCCGATGCCTCGGACTGGAATGATACCTGGCTTCTCTTCAAGGGATGTTCATGGCAAGAAATGCCGGTTGCGGAGTTTCTGCAATGTGATACTCCTCTGCCAGATCTGTCACAGGATGGGTTTCATTACTATTTGCCTGCCTTACTCATTGCCAGTCTTGATGATTCATTTGAGTTGAACCTGGATGTCGCTTCGATGATCACTTTCCATTTGTCTCCCAAGGCAAACATGGATCCTGCTCTCCAATGTGAGATCGATCGATTGACCGCCAGGCCTTTTCTTTCGAGAGTGTGGCAGAGTCTCTTTTCGAGAGACACTGACCATGTCATACAAGTCCTGGGTGCATGTCATCATTATACAGTGGTATTCTGTAGTCGAATTATGTCTCTATCACCACAACAGAGGAAAGTGGTCGCACAAGTATTGCAGGAATTCGCAGACAGACAGTGGGAAGAATTGAACGACGTGGAAGAAACCATTTCAATTCTCTATGCCGGACTTTCATATCCAGGCTGCGTGAATGACAATGACAGCAATTAA
- a CDS encoding GntR family transcriptional regulator, which yields MNPAASTSQSVELNSDSTLTETAYYQILHKIISGELPAGTELKSTRLARELDLSRTPILQALSRLLHDGIVIQEKNHRATVVPGAERWLMDIHELRILLEPPATEKAAHRLTEAQLAELRNLADAADPTKTENWKDSANRFDYQLHITIAEACGNLPLQESIRKCMSFKLLTYSYSSDAPDILKREYHEHLEILSALEQKLADTAGAAMKFHLLSSTRYLKTNTRYI from the coding sequence ATGAACCCAGCAGCCAGCACGTCGCAATCGGTCGAGCTCAATTCGGATTCGACGCTGACCGAGACCGCCTACTACCAGATTCTTCACAAGATTATCAGCGGTGAACTTCCTGCTGGTACGGAATTGAAGAGTACGCGATTAGCGCGGGAACTGGATCTCAGCCGGACCCCCATTCTGCAGGCCCTCAGCCGGTTGCTACACGATGGTATCGTCATTCAGGAAAAAAACCACCGGGCGACCGTCGTTCCTGGCGCGGAACGTTGGTTGATGGACATTCACGAGCTTCGCATTCTGCTCGAACCCCCGGCAACGGAAAAAGCGGCCCACCGACTGACCGAAGCCCAACTGGCCGAATTACGAAACCTGGCCGACGCAGCCGACCCGACGAAGACAGAAAACTGGAAAGACTCCGCCAACCGGTTCGACTACCAACTCCACATCACCATCGCCGAAGCATGCGGTAACCTGCCTCTGCAGGAATCGATCCGTAAATGCATGAGCTTCAAGCTGCTCACCTATTCTTATTCCAGTGACGCCCCCGACATTCTGAAACGGGAATACCACGAGCACCTGGAAATCCTCTCCGCCCTCGAACAGAAACTCGCCGACACCGCCGGTGCCGCCATGAAGTTCCACCTGCTCAGCTCAACGCGTTATTTGAAAACGAACACACGCTATATTTAA
- a CDS encoding NAD(P)/FAD-dependent oxidoreductase, which translates to MSASEFDYLIVGQGIAGSCLAWELWRRGKSFLLADPCPFVTTSKVAAGLMTPVTGQRLVPSWRFLEFRNVALPFYREIEKVTGRGCCREFTMLRLFQSEREQNLFAKKREELKSYVSPSSSRLEIDSDKLNAPWGGFEMPLAGQLQTVPFLEATRDFFLKQERYRELSLDMEQDFDLSSADKVYVAKLDSTFGRIVCCQGVKGIETEGVNNLPWKPAKGEILTLHIPGLQEERVVNSGVWLVPLGEDRYRVGSTYEWQNLDQEVTEAGRDEIVRRLQSFLKLPFMVIDQQAAVRPGLEDQKPVAGSFPDEPRLAILNGLGSKGALMAPWLVQQLVDHLEFGTGMDPEVNFATRLNKSLKKTDC; encoded by the coding sequence ATGTCAGCGTCGGAATTTGATTATCTGATCGTCGGCCAGGGAATCGCCGGGAGCTGCCTGGCGTGGGAGTTATGGCGTCGCGGGAAATCGTTCCTGTTGGCCGATCCATGCCCATTTGTGACTACGTCCAAGGTGGCGGCGGGGCTGATGACGCCGGTGACAGGCCAACGGCTGGTTCCCAGTTGGCGATTTCTGGAGTTCCGCAATGTCGCTCTTCCGTTCTATCGGGAAATCGAGAAGGTAACAGGCCGGGGCTGCTGTCGCGAATTCACGATGTTGCGGCTCTTTCAAAGTGAACGGGAACAAAACCTGTTTGCAAAAAAGCGAGAAGAGTTAAAATCGTATGTCAGTCCTTCCTCAAGCCGACTGGAAATCGATTCCGATAAATTGAATGCCCCCTGGGGTGGTTTCGAGATGCCGCTGGCGGGCCAGTTGCAGACAGTTCCCTTTCTGGAAGCGACTCGGGACTTCTTCCTGAAACAGGAGAGGTACCGGGAGTTGAGTCTTGATATGGAGCAGGACTTCGACCTTTCTTCGGCGGATAAAGTCTATGTAGCGAAGCTGGACTCCACATTCGGCCGGATTGTTTGCTGTCAGGGAGTAAAGGGAATTGAAACAGAGGGGGTAAACAATTTACCATGGAAGCCAGCCAAGGGCGAAATCCTCACTTTACACATTCCGGGTTTGCAGGAAGAGCGGGTCGTGAATTCAGGAGTCTGGTTAGTACCCCTGGGTGAAGATCGATATCGGGTAGGTTCGACATATGAATGGCAGAACCTAGATCAGGAGGTGACTGAGGCGGGACGGGACGAAATAGTTCGCCGGTTGCAGTCCTTCTTGAAGTTGCCATTTATGGTTATTGATCAACAGGCTGCCGTTCGTCCCGGCTTGGAAGATCAGAAGCCCGTAGCAGGCTCGTTTCCCGACGAACCTCGATTGGCGATTTTGAATGGGTTGGGGTCCAAGGGAGCTTTGATGGCTCCCTGGCTTGTCCAACAACTGGTGGATCATCTGGAGTTCGGAACAGGTATGGATCCTGAAGTGAACTTCGCGACAAGATTGAATAAGAGTTTGAAGAAAACGGATTGCTGA
- a CDS encoding tRNA (mnm(5)s(2)U34)-methyltransferase produces MRLTEQAHEIIRKSMLPGDVVIDATAGNGVDTQFLAEQVGPEGRVFAFDIQQTAIDQTALRLMNADLAQVTLVCASHAEMFEYVPPEFHGMVNVIMFNLGYLPGGDKSCITKTETTLLALEQSRQLLAPGGLITVLLYPGHEGGDKEAAAVEEWCGELGEEEFEVESFTVENPEAPRLWVLVHRGDS; encoded by the coding sequence ATGCGGTTAACAGAACAAGCTCATGAAATCATTCGAAAATCGATGCTGCCTGGCGATGTCGTGATTGATGCGACCGCCGGAAATGGAGTCGATACGCAATTTCTGGCGGAACAGGTTGGTCCTGAAGGGCGCGTCTTTGCTTTTGACATCCAGCAAACGGCGATCGACCAGACCGCCCTGCGGTTGATGAATGCCGACCTGGCTCAGGTGACTTTGGTCTGTGCCTCGCACGCAGAGATGTTTGAATATGTCCCCCCAGAATTTCACGGCATGGTGAATGTGATCATGTTCAATCTGGGATATTTGCCGGGGGGGGATAAGTCCTGCATCACTAAAACAGAGACGACTTTGCTCGCCCTGGAGCAATCGCGGCAACTATTGGCACCCGGTGGGCTCATCACGGTGCTGCTCTATCCCGGACACGAAGGGGGCGACAAAGAAGCCGCCGCTGTTGAAGAATGGTGCGGTGAGTTGGGCGAGGAAGAATTCGAAGTCGAAAGTTTCACTGTCGAAAATCCGGAAGCCCCGCGGTTGTGGGTTCTCGTTCATCGTGGCGATTCCTGA
- a CDS encoding 4'-phosphopantetheinyl transferase family protein, which yields MTFNQLESEWQQHGLTDLEELLSPAESAELAPLRAEHRRTTWLAGRKLLRLLLLKERNIDPAAISIQTRNASGQGIRPQISQDGNILPGCFSLSHSDHHIAAAWTENTGETVGIDLITPGNITPRQFDWAMNDSEKQLVQSQTNPQKAASEIWAFKEATYKAANQNIEGFNPQQITVQQDETGSWSAIYCDEDLRQWGEWTLQNVDDDLLAMVTLNR from the coding sequence ATGACGTTTAATCAGCTCGAAAGCGAGTGGCAACAGCACGGCCTGACCGACCTGGAGGAACTCCTTTCTCCAGCGGAATCCGCTGAACTTGCCCCCTTGCGGGCCGAACATCGCCGCACAACCTGGTTAGCGGGACGGAAGCTCCTTCGTCTGCTCCTCCTGAAAGAGCGAAATATCGACCCAGCAGCCATTTCGATTCAGACCCGAAATGCTTCAGGGCAGGGGATACGTCCACAAATTTCTCAGGACGGAAATATTCTCCCCGGATGCTTCAGCCTTTCCCACAGCGATCATCATATCGCCGCCGCCTGGACTGAAAACACCGGTGAGACCGTAGGCATCGACCTGATTACTCCTGGCAACATTACTCCCAGGCAATTTGACTGGGCTATGAACGACTCCGAAAAACAGCTCGTTCAAAGTCAGACAAACCCACAAAAAGCCGCCAGCGAAATCTGGGCCTTCAAAGAAGCGACCTATAAAGCGGCGAACCAGAATATTGAGGGATTCAATCCACAGCAGATAACCGTTCAGCAGGATGAAACCGGAAGCTGGTCGGCAATTTACTGTGACGAAGACCTCCGCCAGTGGGGCGAATGGACCCTGCAGAATGTCGACGACGATCTACTGGCAATGGTTACTTTGAACCGCTGA
- a CDS encoding diacylglycerol/polyprenol kinase family protein, producing MSSSSEIGTTVTQLKDKAINEVEPTDKIVPERQNSEFWRKSLHMLPGLLPFWLTTLPHEDPLQRHSLVFVTVIAVVLTLLFIVLQRVVRRNNESDFLLTTLSYPIIVVGSLWLFPGKIEFACVIVVILAFGDGSAFIGGKRWGRKKLPWNPDKSWAGFFSFIVVAAPMATYLFYQVADNPSVSLSNSLICAVTATVLAAIAESIDTKLTDNLRVGLAAALGVIGSWFLLVPMLG from the coding sequence ATGTCGTCTTCTTCTGAGATCGGAACAACCGTGACGCAATTAAAGGACAAGGCCATCAACGAGGTCGAACCTACAGATAAAATCGTTCCCGAACGGCAGAACAGCGAGTTCTGGCGGAAGTCGCTGCACATGCTGCCCGGCTTGCTACCCTTCTGGCTGACGACGCTTCCTCATGAGGATCCACTGCAGCGGCACTCTTTGGTCTTCGTTACGGTGATCGCAGTGGTTCTGACGTTGCTCTTTATCGTGCTACAGCGCGTGGTCCGTCGCAATAATGAATCCGACTTCCTGCTGACGACGCTTAGCTACCCGATCATTGTTGTCGGAAGCCTGTGGTTATTCCCGGGTAAAATTGAATTCGCCTGCGTGATTGTCGTTATTCTCGCCTTCGGGGACGGGAGCGCGTTTATTGGTGGCAAAAGATGGGGCCGTAAAAAGCTTCCCTGGAATCCAGATAAATCGTGGGCGGGCTTTTTCTCATTCATCGTAGTAGCAGCCCCTATGGCGACTTACCTGTTTTATCAGGTTGCGGATAATCCCTCTGTTTCTTTGTCTAACTCCCTAATTTGTGCAGTAACGGCAACTGTACTGGCAGCTATTGCCGAATCGATTGATACCAAACTGACGGACAATCTCCGTGTGGGATTAGCGGCCGCGCTGGGAGTGATTGGCTCCTGGTTTTTGCTCGTTCCGATGCTTGGCTAA
- the rimI gene encoding ribosomal protein S18-alanine N-acetyltransferase, with product MPQVLDIEQTSFEQSWTEEDFLCSLRQRHCIGMVVELNEEIIGFMIYELHKVSLRVLNFAVAEPYRRHGIGIQMIQKLIDKLSQQRRSEIDLTVRETNLSAQLFYQSQGFKAVNVLRGHYPDTDEDAYLLRYQLLDVPDWLPFEGVRNRLTAYKDAA from the coding sequence ATGCCTCAAGTTCTCGACATCGAGCAAACGAGCTTTGAACAATCTTGGACCGAGGAAGACTTTCTCTGCTCCCTTCGTCAACGCCACTGCATCGGCATGGTTGTAGAACTCAATGAAGAAATCATTGGGTTTATGATCTACGAGCTACACAAAGTCAGCCTTCGGGTGCTTAACTTTGCTGTTGCCGAGCCATATCGTCGACATGGGATCGGCATTCAGATGATTCAAAAACTGATCGACAAGTTGTCTCAACAGCGTCGCAGTGAAATTGATCTGACAGTTCGAGAAACAAATCTGTCGGCCCAATTATTTTATCAGTCACAGGGATTCAAGGCTGTTAACGTATTGCGGGGCCATTACCCCGATACGGATGAAGACGCCTACCTGTTGCGATATCAACTACTGGACGTTCCCGATTGGTTGCCCTTTGAAGGGGTTCGCAATCGGCTTACCGCCTATAAAGATGCCGCTTGA
- the rpsA gene encoding 30S ribosomal protein S1: protein MVDRSLLRDFAVEDEEIQRILGDDTLMNEIAEGESAMDELYNELASNVDVNQIIEGTIIRVDGEEVLVDIGYKSEGVVFRDEWNEDEDAPEPGQKVQVLLDEIEDHLGFILLSKRKADRIREWEKIIATHAEGDIVRGTVVRKIKGGLLINIGVNVFLPASQVDIRRPSDIADFIGEEIECVILKIDENRRNIVVSRRKLIEDKRERLKSDILAELEDGQIRKGVVKNIADFGAFVDLGGIDGLLHITDMSWGRIDHPSRMVEIDEEIEVMILNIDREKEKIALGLKQKTPSPWENITEKYPVGGKVEGEVVNVMTYGAFVKLEDGIEGLVHISEMSWTKRINHPNELVNIGDKVQVVVLGINEDKQEISLGMKQTQPNPWDDVTAKYPEGGRVKGTVRNLTNYGAFIELEEGVDGLLHVSDMSWTRKISHASEMLKKGDEIECLVLSVDEERRRIALGLKQLDDDPWANEIPTKYNVGTIVTGQVTKITNFGVFVQLEPELEGLLHVSELADEKIEKPEDVVKVGEEIEVRVLRVDEDERKIGLSRKLDADLSEESGESESAGGEGGDRKRPESLKGGTGSSAGPLFSMGASEAETEGETATEAEPEAEATESESDEAKAEPEVEAAEPEAEAEPEVETAEAETSEEEKPAESAE from the coding sequence ATGGTTGATCGGTCGCTGCTACGAGACTTTGCTGTCGAGGATGAAGAGATTCAACGCATCCTTGGCGATGACACCCTCATGAACGAAATCGCTGAGGGCGAATCTGCCATGGACGAGCTCTACAACGAGCTTGCTTCCAACGTCGATGTAAATCAAATCATCGAAGGTACCATCATTCGTGTCGATGGCGAAGAAGTCCTCGTAGACATTGGATACAAGAGCGAAGGTGTTGTCTTCCGTGATGAATGGAACGAAGACGAAGATGCTCCGGAGCCCGGACAAAAAGTCCAGGTCCTGCTTGACGAAATTGAAGACCACCTCGGATTCATTCTGCTCTCAAAACGCAAAGCAGACCGTATCCGCGAATGGGAAAAAATCATCGCGACTCATGCCGAAGGCGACATCGTCCGCGGTACAGTGGTTCGCAAAATCAAAGGTGGTTTGCTTATCAATATCGGCGTGAACGTCTTTCTGCCGGCCAGTCAGGTCGACATTCGCCGTCCGTCCGATATTGCTGACTTCATTGGTGAAGAGATCGAATGTGTGATCTTGAAAATCGATGAAAACCGTCGCAATATTGTTGTCTCTCGACGTAAGCTTATCGAAGACAAACGAGAACGTCTCAAATCAGACATCCTGGCCGAACTCGAAGATGGTCAGATCCGCAAAGGTGTCGTCAAGAACATCGCCGACTTCGGTGCGTTCGTCGACCTGGGCGGTATCGACGGTCTGCTGCACATTACAGACATGAGCTGGGGTCGTATTGATCATCCTTCCCGCATGGTTGAAATTGATGAAGAGATCGAAGTGATGATCCTCAACATCGACCGCGAGAAAGAAAAGATCGCTCTTGGCCTGAAACAGAAAACTCCGAGCCCTTGGGAAAACATCACCGAGAAGTATCCGGTGGGTGGCAAGGTCGAAGGCGAAGTTGTCAACGTGATGACTTACGGTGCTTTCGTCAAACTCGAAGATGGTATCGAAGGTTTGGTTCACATCAGCGAGATGTCCTGGACCAAACGTATTAATCATCCTAACGAACTCGTCAACATTGGTGACAAAGTTCAAGTGGTGGTTCTCGGTATCAACGAAGACAAACAGGAAATTTCACTGGGTATGAAACAGACCCAGCCGAACCCCTGGGACGATGTTACTGCCAAATACCCCGAAGGGGGCCGCGTCAAAGGAACCGTCCGCAACCTCACCAACTATGGTGCCTTCATCGAACTTGAAGAAGGTGTGGACGGCCTGCTACACGTTAGCGACATGTCCTGGACTCGCAAAATCTCTCACGCCAGCGAAATGCTGAAAAAGGGAGACGAAATCGAGTGTCTGGTCCTGTCTGTTGATGAAGAACGACGACGTATCGCTCTTGGTCTGAAACAACTGGACGACGACCCCTGGGCCAACGAAATCCCGACGAAATACAACGTCGGAACCATCGTTACCGGTCAGGTTACCAAGATCACCAACTTTGGTGTCTTTGTTCAGCTTGAGCCGGAACTCGAAGGTCTGCTGCACGTTTCTGAGCTTGCCGATGAGAAAATCGAAAAGCCCGAAGACGTCGTCAAAGTGGGCGAAGAGATCGAAGTCCGCGTTCTGCGTGTTGATGAAGACGAGCGGAAAATCGGCCTCAGTCGTAAGCTTGATGCCGATCTCTCTGAGGAATCTGGAGAAAGCGAATCTGCTGGCGGCGAAGGGGGCGACCGTAAACGTCCTGAATCGCTTAAAGGGGGAACAGGTAGTTCCGCTGGACCGCTCTTCTCAATGGGGGCGTCTGAAGCCGAAACAGAAGGCGAGACTGCTACGGAAGCAGAACCAGAAGCTGAAGCCACTGAATCCGAATCGGATGAAGCTAAAGCAGAACCTGAAGTAGAAGCTGCTGAGCCAGAAGCGGAAGCTGAACCCGAAGTTGAAACTGCCGAAGCTGAAACTTCAGAAGAAGAGAAACCAGCCGAAAGTGCTGAATAG
- a CDS encoding phosphatase PAP2 family protein, whose translation MFQTTSERKPGLACHTGAWRVLLGLTFLVNLIGINSQSWADEPFDSAFEGTAFVSNDIGIWSQPSDLASALASGLEPQNVPPASRPISLIDNVSTVYFDPTDQRPPVGAYTTVEELFGNGNDDPLVESLSVATASDRYTPMTGFEAPGYHSLASAPPTAAEYVFTESAYSQSESSADNYLHDPDQVFTQPYSSPCGSHHCLSFKEDAHDFIPMLWDDAKAVVNRDNLIVLGIALGGAIAIRQDVDGEVRENTARHPKRWGRGSEFLGKLGEPQVQIPIMFGIYGWSLYQEDAELHDFSKALISAYTVTSLTTLAVKGVANTDRPSNDWNDGQYGFPSYHTASSFAMASVVEEYYGWKAGAPAYAVAGLIGWSRLDERDHDLSDVLFGAALGCVIGKTIAARHLDQYENVTYYPYIDPVQGSSGIMFDTRF comes from the coding sequence ATGTTCCAGACGACCAGCGAGAGAAAACCCGGTCTAGCGTGCCACACTGGTGCGTGGCGGGTACTTCTCGGACTAACTTTCCTGGTCAACCTTATTGGAATAAACTCGCAAAGCTGGGCTGATGAACCCTTCGATTCCGCTTTTGAAGGGACCGCTTTCGTTTCAAATGACATCGGGATCTGGTCGCAACCATCAGATTTGGCATCGGCTCTCGCTTCGGGATTGGAACCACAAAATGTTCCTCCAGCTTCAAGACCGATTTCGCTAATAGACAATGTCAGCACGGTTTACTTCGATCCTACTGATCAGCGACCTCCCGTCGGTGCTTATACGACTGTAGAAGAGCTCTTTGGAAACGGAAACGACGATCCACTTGTTGAATCTTTAAGCGTAGCCACTGCTTCTGACCGTTATACGCCAATGACGGGATTTGAAGCCCCCGGATATCATTCCCTGGCCTCCGCCCCCCCCACAGCGGCTGAGTATGTTTTTACAGAGAGTGCGTATTCGCAATCAGAAAGTTCAGCAGACAACTACCTGCATGACCCGGATCAAGTCTTCACACAACCCTATTCCAGTCCCTGCGGTTCCCATCACTGCCTCTCCTTCAAAGAAGACGCTCACGACTTCATTCCAATGCTGTGGGATGACGCAAAAGCCGTTGTAAACCGGGATAACCTGATCGTGCTTGGTATTGCCCTTGGTGGGGCGATCGCAATTCGTCAGGACGTCGACGGAGAAGTACGAGAAAATACAGCGCGACATCCCAAACGCTGGGGACGAGGCTCCGAATTCCTCGGAAAACTAGGAGAACCTCAGGTTCAAATTCCGATAATGTTTGGGATCTACGGATGGAGTCTCTATCAGGAAGATGCGGAACTTCATGACTTCAGTAAAGCTCTTATTAGTGCCTATACCGTCACAAGCCTGACCACTTTGGCCGTGAAGGGGGTAGCCAATACGGACCGCCCCAGTAACGACTGGAATGATGGCCAATATGGCTTCCCGAGCTACCACACCGCCAGCAGCTTTGCGATGGCCTCCGTGGTGGAAGAATACTATGGCTGGAAAGCAGGAGCTCCCGCTTACGCCGTTGCCGGATTGATCGGGTGGAGCCGTCTTGACGAACGCGACCACGATCTCTCCGATGTCCTCTTCGGCGCTGCACTCGGATGTGTCATCGGTAAAACCATTGCAGCGCGGCATCTTGACCAGTACGAAAACGTGACTTACTACCCCTACATCGATCCGGTGCAAGGTAGCTCAGGAATCATGTTCGATACACGGTTCTAG
- a CDS encoding AAA family ATPase, whose translation MLESLEAELGKILLGKPEPIRLVLIAMLSEGHVLLEDVPGVGKTSLAKGVAKIFDCDFKRLQFTPDMLPSDILGSSVFLSNTSEFEFRKGPIFTNVLLADEINRTTPRTQSALLEAMEEHQVSAEGVTYKLEKPFFVIATQNPFESEGTYPLPENQLDRFIICTEIGYPQREVEKNVLKSHRAGSLLDADLQSISTDSLLEMQRQVREVQVDDSIYDYLLDIVEATRNHEQLRMGVSTRAALTFYRAAQSLAFMEGRDYVIPDDIKQLAIPVLAHRVVCRGFVREGQRDKAKEVIRQILESTSTPA comes from the coding sequence ATGTTGGAGTCACTTGAGGCCGAGTTAGGGAAAATTCTCTTAGGGAAACCCGAACCAATTCGGCTGGTTTTGATTGCGATGCTCTCTGAAGGGCATGTTTTACTGGAGGATGTACCTGGGGTAGGCAAAACCTCGTTGGCGAAAGGGGTTGCGAAAATCTTCGACTGCGATTTCAAGCGATTGCAGTTTACGCCCGATATGCTGCCCAGTGACATTCTGGGGTCGAGCGTGTTCCTCTCCAATACATCAGAATTCGAGTTCCGCAAAGGACCGATCTTTACCAATGTGCTGTTGGCGGATGAAATTAATCGGACCACTCCGCGAACACAAAGTGCCCTGCTCGAAGCAATGGAAGAACATCAGGTTAGCGCCGAAGGGGTTACTTACAAATTAGAAAAACCGTTCTTTGTGATCGCGACTCAGAACCCGTTTGAGTCGGAAGGAACTTATCCTCTTCCCGAAAATCAATTGGACCGTTTCATTATCTGCACCGAGATCGGGTATCCCCAACGGGAAGTCGAGAAAAATGTACTGAAATCTCATCGGGCAGGTAGCTTGCTCGATGCTGATCTGCAATCAATTAGCACCGATTCCCTGCTGGAAATGCAGAGGCAGGTTCGCGAGGTTCAAGTCGATGATTCGATCTATGACTATTTGCTCGACATCGTTGAGGCGACACGAAATCATGAGCAATTACGAATGGGCGTCAGCACACGGGCTGCGTTAACCTTTTATCGGGCTGCGCAAAGTCTGGCCTTCATGGAAGGGCGAGATTACGTTATTCCCGATGATATTAAACAGTTGGCTATCCCCGTGCTGGCGCATCGGGTTGTCTGCCGCGGTTTCGTGCGCGAAGGCCAGCGGGATAAGGCTAAAGAAGTCATCCGCCAGATTCTCGAAAGCACCTCAACCCCTGCGTAG
- a CDS encoding protein-disulfide reductase DsbD domain-containing protein, whose product MFRTATLLAVTLLLTTQLMTNTEGLNAAEKASKRIKPQVFLEYNKLPAGGKCRVIMEVQVEKGWHINANPAEPDLLIPTTFSIKSAQGIKLTDVKYPKHHVISIEGVGKANVYDGKIRISGILNVPSSAAGSVDELQLVVNYQACDDRSCERPDVATIKGKIPVVASASELKKTNPEYFD is encoded by the coding sequence ATGTTTCGGACCGCTACTCTGCTTGCTGTTACCCTCTTACTGACGACTCAGCTGATGACGAATACGGAGGGCTTGAATGCCGCTGAAAAAGCCAGCAAAAGAATCAAACCTCAAGTCTTCCTGGAATACAACAAGCTACCCGCCGGTGGCAAATGCCGAGTGATCATGGAAGTTCAGGTTGAAAAAGGCTGGCATATCAACGCGAATCCCGCAGAGCCTGACCTTCTGATTCCCACCACCTTTTCGATCAAGTCGGCGCAAGGGATCAAATTGACGGACGTCAAATATCCCAAACATCACGTAATCTCCATTGAAGGCGTCGGTAAAGCGAACGTTTATGATGGAAAAATCAGAATTTCCGGAATTTTAAATGTTCCGTCTTCCGCCGCGGGTTCAGTTGATGAACTTCAATTGGTTGTCAATTATCAGGCCTGCGATGATCGCAGCTGTGAACGACCGGATGTGGCGACGATCAAAGGGAAAATCCCAGTGGTTGCTTCTGCCAGCGAGCTAAAGAAAACCAACCCGGAATACTTTGATTAA